Proteins co-encoded in one Bacillus paramycoides genomic window:
- a CDS encoding type 1 glutamine amidotransferase domain-containing protein, whose product MSKKIATLITDYFEDTEYTEPAEAFKQKGYELTTIETEKGKTVHGKQGKSEVVIDKGIDDVSPENFDALFIPGGFSPDILRADERFVRFSKAFMDAEKPVFAICHGPQLLITAQTLEGRDVTGYKSIEVDLKNAGGNFHDKEVVVCQNQLVTSRQPEDIPAFIEESLRILR is encoded by the coding sequence ATGAGTAAAAAAATTGCTACTTTAATAACGGATTATTTCGAGGACACAGAATACACAGAGCCAGCAGAAGCTTTTAAACAAAAAGGATATGAATTAACAACTATTGAAACGGAAAAAGGTAAAACGGTACACGGTAAACAAGGAAAAAGTGAAGTCGTAATTGATAAAGGTATCGATGATGTTTCTCCAGAAAACTTTGATGCCCTCTTCATACCAGGTGGATTTTCCCCAGATATACTTCGTGCAGATGAACGTTTCGTTCGCTTTAGCAAAGCATTTATGGATGCGGAAAAACCTGTTTTCGCTATTTGTCACGGACCTCAGCTACTCATCACTGCACAAACACTTGAAGGACGTGATGTCACTGGATATAAATCTATTGAAGTCGATTTAAAAAACGCCGGCGGAAACTTTCACGATAAAGAAGTAGTTGTATGCCAAAATCAGCTAGTAACAAGTAGACAACCGGAAGACATCCCAGCGTTTATTGAAGAATCGTTACGTATATTGAGATAG
- a CDS encoding MDR family MFS transporter, which produces MGFWSMHRNIKIRIITSFLTRTVSTMIFPFMAIYFSIKLGSAIAGALLLINVIASLVIGLYGGYVGDRLGRKKVMIIGQSIQVISIACMGVANSDYVDSPWLTFVFMLVNSLGSGLMNPATEAMLIDVSTPENRKVMYSINYWAINLSIAIGAIFGGLLFENYRLQLFIGLTVIAVITLYVMAVYMEEVYVARKTVEKKNVLKDMADSYKVVMKDRAFLIFCAASICTLSLEFQINNYLGVRLQKEFETVHFFFGNGFTFDLTGIRMLSWISAENTILVVLCSALLIKMLKSFNDLKILYVGLFIYTIGFTILGTSNSLWILLIAGLFQTIGEMMYVPVRQSIMADMVPNEARGSYMAINGMVFQVAKMNGALGVMLGSFLASWGMSALYFIVGMSSILLFMKAIGKEKYQNEGNVSQIG; this is translated from the coding sequence ATGGGTTTTTGGAGTATGCATCGAAATATAAAGATTAGGATTATAACTTCGTTTTTAACACGTACTGTGTCCACGATGATTTTTCCATTTATGGCGATTTATTTTTCAATAAAATTAGGTAGTGCAATTGCTGGTGCGTTACTACTTATTAATGTCATAGCTTCATTAGTAATTGGTTTATATGGTGGATATGTTGGAGATCGACTTGGTCGTAAAAAAGTAATGATTATCGGTCAAAGTATACAAGTCATTTCCATTGCTTGTATGGGAGTTGCTAATTCAGATTATGTAGATTCACCGTGGCTAACATTTGTGTTTATGTTAGTGAATAGTTTAGGATCTGGACTTATGAACCCTGCGACAGAGGCAATGTTAATTGATGTGAGTACACCTGAAAATCGAAAAGTGATGTACAGCATTAACTATTGGGCAATTAATTTATCCATTGCGATTGGAGCGATATTTGGCGGATTATTATTTGAGAACTATAGATTGCAATTGTTTATCGGATTAACAGTGATTGCAGTTATCACTTTATATGTGATGGCTGTATATATGGAAGAAGTGTATGTAGCACGGAAAACGGTGGAGAAGAAAAATGTATTAAAAGATATGGCGGATAGTTATAAAGTCGTAATGAAAGATAGAGCGTTTTTAATTTTTTGTGCAGCAAGTATATGTACGTTATCGTTAGAGTTTCAAATTAATAATTATTTAGGAGTACGCTTGCAGAAGGAATTTGAAACGGTGCACTTTTTCTTCGGGAATGGTTTTACGTTTGATTTAACAGGTATTCGTATGCTGAGCTGGATTTCAGCAGAGAATACAATTTTAGTTGTGTTATGTTCAGCACTTCTTATTAAAATGCTAAAAAGCTTCAACGATTTGAAAATCTTATATGTCGGCTTATTCATTTATACAATTGGATTTACAATACTCGGAACGAGCAATAGCTTATGGATTTTATTAATTGCAGGGCTTTTCCAAACGATAGGCGAGATGATGTATGTGCCAGTGCGTCAATCTATTATGGCAGATATGGTGCCAAATGAGGCGAGAGGTTCATATATGGCGATTAACGGAATGGTCTTTCAAGTGGCAAAAATGAACGGGGCATTAGGTGTTATGCTAGGCTCATTTCTTGCATCTTGGGGTATGAGCGCTCTATATTTTATCGTTGGTATGAGCAGTATTTTATTATTTATGAAGGCGATAGGGAAAGAGAAGTATCAGAATGAAGGGAATGTTTCTCAGATTGGATAA